Proteins encoded in a region of the Scatophagus argus isolate fScaArg1 chromosome 1, fScaArg1.pri, whole genome shotgun sequence genome:
- the LOC124059744 gene encoding ephrin type-A receptor 6-like codes for MDEQNRPIHTFQVCHVMEPNQNNWLRSGWIQRQAAQRVYVELRFTLRDCNSIPWVSGTCKETFNLFYLQTDEPLPATTRFRPSDYAKVDTIAADESFTQTDLGDRVLRLNTEVREVGPVTQKGFYLAFQDVGACIALVSVKVFYKRCPSTLRNLAAFPDTVPHMDSSSLVEVRGACVENAEERDTPKLYCGADGDWLVPLGRCVCSIGHEEMDGYCQACKPGFFKAYAGNTKCSKCPPRSSSYDQAATICHCDKGFYRAIKDSSTMACTRPPSAPRNLVSLINDTALLLQWMPPSDTGGRKDITYNILCQRCGASDSSMTQCEPCEPDLRFVPRPLGLTGTSVAILDFAMHANYTFHVEAVNGVSSLGVATRSLANVTVNTHQVGPALVGVVRKDWASQNSIALSWSQVEQLPSDIVDYEVKYYEREQEQLSYSSTRTKIPSVVVTGLRPSTVYVFHVRVHTADGYTAYSPNFEFATAAEDPDIADQGQVLVVVTASVGGFSLLVILTLFLLITGRCQGYIKARMKSEEKRRTRFHSGHVPFSGIKTYVDPDTYEDPTQAVEEFTKEIDPSYICIERVIGAGEFGEVCSGRLRIPGRMDIAVAIKTLKGGYMEQQRRDFLREASIMGQFNNPNIIRLEGVVTKSRPVMIVVEYMENGALDSFLRTRDGQFTVLQLVGMLRGIAVGMTYLSDMGYVHRDLAARNILVDENLVCKVSDFGMSRILEDDSEAAYTATGGKIPIRWTAPEAIAYGKFSSASDVWSYGIVMWEVMSYGERPYWEMSNQDVILSIEEGYRLPAPMGCPVTLHQLMLHCWQKEYSQRPRFNNVLSFLDKLIVNPSSLLTLVNDVQSFPDSPEDMPDYPLFISIGDWLDSIKMSQYKNNFLAAGYTTLDSISTMSIDDIRRIGICLIGHQRRIISSIQSLRLQLHHIQQSGFQV; via the exons ATGGATGAGCAGAACAGACCTATTCACACCTTTCAGGTTTGCCATGTAATGGAGCCAAACCAGAACAACTGGCTGCGGTCTGGATGGATCCAGCGGCAGGCTGCACAGAGG GTATATGTTGAGCTGCGTTTCACGCTGAGAGACTGCAACTCCATTCCTTGGGTGTCTGGTACCTGTAAGGAAACCTTCAACCTCTTTTACCTGCAGACTGATGAGCCACTCCCTGCTACAACACGGTTTCGGCCTTCTGACTATGCCAAG GTGGACACCATTGCGGCAGATGAAagtttcacacagacagatctTGGAGATCGTGTCCTTCGTCTCAATACAGAGGTCAGGGAGGTGGGGCCAGTGACACAGAAGGGCTTCTATTTGGCCTTCCAGGATGTGGGAGCTTGTATTGCGCTTGTGTCTGTCAAG GTGTTCTACAAACGCTGTCCATCGACTTTAAGGAACCTGGCAGCTTTTCCTGACACAGTGCCACATATGGACTCATCCTCTCTGGTGGAAGTGAGGGGTGCATGTGTGGAGAatgcagaagagagagacacaccCAAATTGTACTGTGGTGCTGACGGAGACTGGCTGGTACCACTGGGCCGCTGTGTCTGTAGTATTGGCCATGAGGAGATGGATGGCTACTGCCAGG cttGTAAGCCGGGCTTCTTCAAGGCGTATGCGGGGAACACTAAATGTTCTAAGTGTCCTCCACGTAGCTCCAGCTATGACCAGGCCGCCACCATCTGTCACTGCGACAAAGGTTTCTACAGGGCTATCAAAGACTCCTCCACCATGGCTTGCACAA gGCCCCCATCAGCTCCCAGGAACCTGGTCTCATTGATCAATGACACAGCTCTCTTGCTGCAGTGGATGCCTCCTAGTGATACGGGAGGCAGGAAGGACATCACTTACAACATTCTGTGCCAGCGCTGTGGTGCCAGTGACAGCAGCATGACACAGTGTGAGCCATGTGAGCCGGACCTGCGGTTCGTCCCGCGACCCCTCGGTCTGACCGGTACCTCTGTGGCAATACTAGATTTCGCAATGCACGCCAACTACACCTTCCATGTAGAGGCTGTGAATGGCGTCTCTAGTCTGGGCGTCGCCACACGCTCGCTGGCAAATGTCACCGTTAATACACACCAAGTTG GTCCTGCTCTGGTGGGTGTAGTCAGGAAAGACTGGGCCTCTCAAAACAGCATCGCCCTCTCCTGGTCACAAGTGGAACAGCTGCCCTCTGATATTGTGGACTATGAAGTCAAATACTATGAGAGG GAGCAAGAGCAGCTGAGCTACTCATCAACGCGGACCAAAATCCCCAGCGTGGTGGTAACAGGCCTCAGACCCTCGACTGTCTACGTCTTCCACGTGCGCGTTCACACCGCTGACGGCTACACAGCCTACAGCCCCAACTTTGAGTTTGCCACCGCAGCTGAGG ATCCTGATATCGCTGATCAGGGTCAAGTTCTGGTGGTCGTCACAGCATCTGTAGGAGGCTTCTCACTGTTGGTCATCCTTaccctctttctcctcatcaCTGGCAG GTGCCAGGGGTACATTAAAGCCAGGATGAagtcagaggagaagaggaggactcGCTTCCACAGTGGACATG TCCCATTCTCTGGGATTAAGACCTATGTGGATCCAGACACGTATGAAGACCCCACTCAGGCTGTGGAGGAATTCACCAAAGAAATTGACCCTTCATACATATGCATCGAGAGGGTGATTGGTGCTG GTGAATTCGGAGAAGTCTGTAGCGGACGGTTGCGCATACCTGGAAGGATGGACATCGCTGTGGCTATAAAGACACTTAAAGGCGGCTATATGGAACAGCAGAGGCGAGACTTTTTGCGTGAGGCTTCAATCATGGGACAGTTTAACAACCCAAACATCATCAGGCTGGAGGGTGTGGTGACCAAAA GCAGACCAGTAATGATAGTGGTTGAATACATGGAAAATGGAGCACTTGATTCTTTCCTCCGG ACACGTGACGGTCAGTTCACAGTGCTCCAGCTGGTTGGCATGTTGCGCGGCATCGCAGTGGGCATGACCTATCTGTCAGACATGGGTTACGTTCACAGAGACCTAGCTGCTCGCAACATCTTGGTGGATGAGAACTTGGTGTGTAAGGTGTCTGATTTTGGCATGTCCAGAATCCTCGAGGATGACAGTGAAGCGGCCTACACTGCTACA gGAGGAAAGATCCCAATACGCTGGACAGCACCAGAAGCTATTGCTTACGGAAAATTTTCCTCGGCTAGTGATGTGTGGAGTTATGGCATTGTCATGTGGGAGGTGATGTCGTATGGTGAAAGGCCCTACTGGGAGATGTCCAATCAAGAT GTCATTTTATCAATTGAAGAAGGCTACCGTCTGCCAGCACCAATGGGCTGCCCCGTGACACTGCACCAGCTGATGTTGCACTGCTGGCAAAAGGAGTACAGCCAGCGACCACGTTTCAACAACGTGCTCTCTTTTCTGGACAAACTCATAGTCAATCCCAGCAGCCTGCTCACTTTGGTGAATGATGTTCAGAG TTTCCCCGACTCCCCAGAGGACATGCCAGACTACCCTCTTTTCATCTCCATCGGCGACTGGCTCGACTCCATCAAGATGAGCCAGTACAAGAACAACTTCCTTGCAGCAGGATACACAACACTGGATTCCATTTCAACTATGAGTATAGA TGACATTAGGCGCATCGGGATCTGTTTGATTGGTCACCAGAGGAGAATCATAAGCAGCATACAGTCTCTCCGCCTGCAGCTTCACCACATCCAACAGAGTGGCTTTCAAGTGTGA